In the Maribacter sp. MJ134 genome, one interval contains:
- a CDS encoding plasmid pRiA4b ORF-3 family protein — protein sequence MKHPLKLKIALQDLPHKCQRKLLVPEDCTMLQLHFIIQESFGWLNAHLFEFSDAKGRATMRVGIPDDFDDFGGPEKLKAHEVLLKDSFLFENGAKSFWYNYDFGDDWWHKISFLKTTQKEIDAFTRIPNCMDAVGKCPPEDVGGPWGYANFLEVIKNKKHLEHKEISTWYGLEPGEVYAENEVVIEEINQNLEALFNSENWESNEYELF from the coding sequence ATGAAACACCCCCTCAAACTAAAAATCGCCCTACAGGACCTGCCCCACAAATGCCAGCGCAAGCTATTGGTGCCAGAAGATTGTACCATGCTGCAATTACATTTTATCATCCAGGAATCCTTTGGCTGGTTGAACGCCCATCTTTTCGAATTCAGCGATGCCAAAGGCCGTGCAACAATGCGTGTAGGTATACCGGACGACTTTGATGACTTTGGAGGCCCCGAGAAATTGAAAGCCCATGAAGTCTTGTTAAAGGACAGCTTCTTGTTTGAAAATGGGGCTAAATCTTTTTGGTACAATTATGACTTTGGGGACGATTGGTGGCACAAGATATCCTTTTTAAAAACGACCCAAAAAGAGATTGACGCTTTTACACGAATACCCAATTGCATGGATGCTGTGGGTAAATGCCCGCCGGAGGATGTGGGCGGACCATGGGGCTATGCTAATTTTTTGGAGGTTATTAAAAACAAGAAACACCTGGAACACAAAGAAATCAGTACATGGTATGGCCTTGAGCCCGGTGAGGTTTACGCTGAAAATGAAGTCGTCATAGAAGAAATAAATCAAAATTTAGAGGCCCTTTTTAACTCAGAAAATTGGGAATCCAATGAATATGAACTTTTCTAG
- the cas1 gene encoding CRISPR-associated endonuclease Cas1, with protein sequence MQIFINTYGTYLHVMDDMFEIKVREDKKQPFKVNHIAAHKVTSFIVSKGAALTTDAIALALKHNIDIVIVENNGHPMGRFWHSKLGSTTKIRKQQLVASLNETGLIWVKSWLAKKLENQADFLNGLKKHRKLQHAYLDEKCAAILEFRKKILETDGPDVSSVAESFRGWEGSAGRHYFEALSTCIPNTYQFKGRSFRPAQDEFNALLNYAYGILYSRIERALMLAGLDPFVGFMHRDDYNSKSLVYDFIEPYRIYGERFVFKMFTSKKMNKSYFDNFTGGVSLNQDGKAFFVPEYLEYLDNDRIKYKGRLQTRLNATQLEAHRFANSLIEKE encoded by the coding sequence ATGCAGATTTTCATAAATACATACGGCACCTATTTACATGTAATGGACGACATGTTCGAGATAAAGGTACGCGAGGATAAAAAACAACCCTTTAAGGTAAACCATATTGCCGCACACAAGGTAACTTCTTTTATCGTTTCCAAAGGGGCCGCCCTTACCACGGACGCCATAGCCCTGGCCTTAAAGCATAATATAGATATCGTCATCGTTGAAAACAACGGGCACCCCATGGGCAGGTTTTGGCATAGCAAATTGGGCAGTACCACCAAAATCCGAAAGCAGCAATTGGTGGCCTCATTAAATGAAACAGGGCTTATCTGGGTAAAAAGTTGGTTGGCCAAAAAATTGGAAAATCAGGCAGATTTCCTGAACGGTCTAAAAAAACATAGAAAACTGCAACATGCCTACTTGGACGAAAAATGTGCGGCGATTTTGGAATTCAGAAAAAAGATTCTGGAAACAGATGGCCCAGATGTCAGCTCCGTTGCAGAAAGTTTCCGCGGCTGGGAAGGTTCGGCAGGGAGACATTATTTTGAGGCCTTGTCTACCTGTATTCCAAATACCTATCAATTTAAAGGGCGTAGTTTTAGGCCGGCACAGGATGAATTCAACGCACTTCTCAATTATGCATATGGTATACTTTATAGCCGTATAGAAAGGGCCCTGATGTTGGCGGGTCTAGATCCTTTTGTGGGCTTTATGCATAGGGACGATTACAACTCTAAAAGCTTGGTTTACGATTTTATTGAACCCTATCGTATTTATGGCGAGCGGTTTGTGTTCAAAATGTTTACCTCCAAAAAAATGAACAAATCCTATTTTGATAACTTCACCGGCGGCGTAAGTTTAAACCAAGATGGAAAGGCCTTTTTTGTACCAGAATACTTAGAATACCTTGATAATGACAGAATCAAATATAAAGGGAGGTTACAGACTAGACTTAATGCAACCCAATTGGAAGCACACAGATTCGCGAACAGTTTAATTGAAAAAGAATGA
- a CDS encoding CRISPR-associated endonuclease Cas6, whose product MTTATTTKQLQICRIKFPEIKLQTRDAHKLRGYFGTLFKEHSPMLHNHYDDGSFRYKYPTIQYKVLQNTPMLVGIDEGAELLPKLFLKIKELDISGKKYSISSKNIELKNEETGYSNQLQEYSFATLWMALNQKNYPKYQNFKTKTEKEAMLNAILVGHILSFFRNTNIELDENERLMAKVNLQEKSTLFKENKMVAFTGSFIVNAKLPSEIGLGKSVSRGFGTIMAS is encoded by the coding sequence ATGACCACAGCAACTACCACCAAACAACTACAGATTTGTCGTATCAAATTCCCGGAAATTAAATTACAGACCCGGGATGCCCATAAACTACGGGGGTATTTTGGTACGCTTTTCAAAGAACATTCCCCTATGTTGCACAACCATTATGACGATGGTAGCTTTCGGTATAAATACCCCACCATACAATATAAAGTACTACAAAATACACCTATGCTTGTAGGAATCGACGAAGGGGCAGAACTGTTGCCCAAACTGTTCCTGAAAATAAAGGAACTGGACATTTCGGGCAAAAAATATTCCATCAGCAGCAAAAATATCGAACTGAAAAATGAGGAAACAGGGTATAGCAACCAATTACAGGAATACTCCTTTGCCACCCTCTGGATGGCCCTCAATCAAAAAAATTATCCCAAATACCAAAATTTTAAAACCAAAACCGAAAAGGAGGCCATGCTCAATGCCATCCTTGTGGGCCACATCCTTAGCTTTTTTAGGAATACGAACATAGAACTCGACGAAAATGAGCGTTTGATGGCCAAGGTGAACCTTCAGGAAAAAAGCACCTTGTTCAAAGAGAACAAAATGGTCGCTTTTACGGGTTCCTTTATTGTAAATGCAAAGCTTCCTTCGGAGATTGGCCTTGGCAAATCGGTAAGTAGGGGCTTTGGAACCATAATGGCCAGCTGA
- the cas2 gene encoding CRISPR-associated endonuclease Cas2, which translates to MITWVLYDIKNNSARSYVSKACKHAGLYRVQYSCFLGTLNANEKDSLELQINKVINEETDKVYLFRMNKEQLKECSMLGQAFDEKLVTDEVKALFF; encoded by the coding sequence ATGATTACTTGGGTTTTATACGATATAAAGAATAATTCGGCTCGCAGCTATGTTTCAAAAGCATGCAAGCATGCTGGACTGTATCGGGTTCAATATTCCTGCTTTTTAGGCACGTTGAACGCCAATGAAAAGGACAGTTTGGAACTTCAGATCAACAAAGTCATCAATGAGGAAACGGACAAAGTATATCTGTTTAGAATGAACAAAGAACAATTGAAGGAATGCAGTATGTTGGGACAGGCATTTGATGAAAAACTGGTGACGGACGAGGTAAAAGCATTATTCTTTTAG
- the cas4 gene encoding CRISPR-associated protein Cas4, which produces MQSFYPSQIIEYLYCPRYTYFEYVLRIPQNEVKYFKVERGREIHDEKLERNKEYLRKKIGVTRKWTDMYLGNDYLRGKVDEVLELEDGSYAPLDYKFALWKDRIFETYAQQLYCYAILIEDTYNKPVNKGFLVYTRSRNKLVEVPIDENAKSKVRQSTGEMLKIIDGNKFPKATKFKKRCLNCTYRNICTK; this is translated from the coding sequence ATGCAAAGCTTCTACCCCTCCCAGATCATTGAATACCTGTATTGTCCACGGTATACCTATTTTGAATATGTGCTACGAATACCGCAGAATGAGGTTAAATACTTTAAGGTAGAACGAGGTAGGGAAATCCATGATGAAAAATTGGAACGCAACAAAGAGTATCTGCGCAAAAAAATTGGCGTGACCCGCAAATGGACGGATATGTATTTGGGCAATGATTATTTAAGGGGCAAGGTGGATGAAGTGTTGGAACTGGAAGATGGTAGTTACGCTCCCTTGGATTATAAGTTCGCTCTTTGGAAAGACCGTATTTTTGAAACCTATGCCCAACAGCTCTATTGCTATGCGATTTTAATCGAGGACACCTACAACAAACCGGTCAATAAGGGTTTCTTGGTGTATACCAGAAGTAGGAACAAATTGGTGGAGGTTCCTATAGATGAAAATGCTAAGAGTAAAGTAAGGCAAAGCACTGGGGAAATGCTTAAAATAATAGACGGAAACAAATTTCCAAAGGCAACAAAATTTAAAAAAAGATGCTTAAATTGTACGTATCGGAATATCTGTACAAAGTAG